TTTAATGGTTACAACatagtttatttatattattaccATTTTactatcatttaattaaatttttccaGATTTCCACAATGCATATTATATATTGTAGCTGATTTTTAGATAAATGATCATTGCTAACTtctttaattattaaaataaaatttatattatcaTTGTTTTTAACTATTAGTTGTTTCTGTCCTTTTTCAGCTGTCGGTGGGACAGGGATGTAAGATGGGAGTGTTGGCAATATACTCAGGTGCCACCAACACATGGGCGACAAGTATTGAGATTCTTCTATTTTAAGAGTTTTTCCTGGAGATTCATAAAAATATTGAATATGTTAGTGTGACATTGGGAGATTATGAGTGTCTGAAATCTATTCAAAATGGTAATTTTTCAAGTCAACAAAAGTAGTTCGGAAATGGCATGGTTTATGGAATTCAGACACGTAAGGTGTAAAGTAAATATGACGGGTGCAAAAATATGGAGGATAGTTAATCTACCGTCAAAGTCTTAATCAGATGTGCCCTTGATTTAATATTAGAATCCGATTTTCTTTCAGTTTAATGGACAACTTCCCAGCTAAGAATGAGTAATTTTCCAAAGTAAACAAAAGTAGTTTGCACATAGCTGGTCTATTTATATCTCAGTAAAATCTACCTGTTCGCCACAGATAGATATTTCTTCCATTGTTCGACATCTGTAACTAGGTGAAAGAAATCATAGCCGAAAGAAAATGGATCGTTTTGCATTCAACTTTTTGAAACGTTTCATGTTAGCTCTCGCTATAAttattccccagcagagttgcgATATATTTGTCCATGGTGGAGACACCCTCTCTTTGGGGGCTTCTCTGAAGGGAAAGCAGACCATCATCTCAAAGAATGGCACTTTCGAACTAGGTTTTTTTACTCTCAACGGAACCAACAACTGATATGTTGGGATCTGGTATGCCCAAATCCCTGACAAGACCATCGTTTGGGCGGCTAACAGGGAGACTCCTGTCAGAGACATGCCTGGCGTTTTTACGCTCTCTTCAACTGGTTATCTCACTCTCTCTGACTTGCAAGGAAAAGCCATTTGGTCGAGTAATAATACTCAGCAAACAAAGGCATCGAGGGCTTCCATACTCGACGTTGGCAATTTTGTTCTTTACGGCGCCCAAAAGACTTCTGAGATTGTGTGGGAGAGTTTTGCAAATCCCATAGATACATTTTTGCCTACCATGAAGTTTTGGAAGGGCTTGAAAATAATCTCCTGGAAGAGTTCGGTGGATCCAGCGCCTGGGCCCTtctttgaacaaatgaatccatcCGCTGGTAAGACTGACGTCTTACTGCAGTATAAAAATGGTGTTTCATATTACAGTACGGGAGAATGGACCGGTAGCTACTTCGCCACTTTGCCAGGGTCTCCATCTTATTCCATTTTGAAGGAGGAACTCGTAGTGTTCTCTCCCACAAGAATGTATTACACATATAAGCTTGCACCCGACGCTGGTACAATGATGGTGAGAGTCAACTGGAAAGGCGAGATATCAGTGTACTATTGGGTTAATAATAATAGCTGGAATGTGATTTGGTTTCAACCCCAATTAAGATGTGGCGTGTATGGTATATGCGGGCCTTATGGAGTGTGTTTCACCCAAGAAAACATTCAGTCGTGCAGATGCGTGGAAGTTTTGAATAAAATCACGAAGTTTTTCAATCGCCAAAGTGTGTAGAAATTGTGAGAGGTGAAGCTTCGTGGAAGGGCAGTTTGTTGAAACCATCATAAGGATGTTCATGATTGTTTTGTGTTAAGAGAGTAGTAGATGACtgaagtggagaagattgaagGCATGCAAATTTCTTCCATGTCTATAAAAAATTGCCAAAGAAAATTTGGGACTGTAGTCGACGTATTTGCAGTAGCCATTAGAGAGGAAAGATGGTTTATAGAATATTAAGTCGTTCAAAGATTTTAGTTCTCGTAAGTTTGGAAAAGAGAGCATTGCCTTGAAGTTTATTATCCGCCAGGTGAGGAAACAAagtttacaattttattttattttaatatagttTGCCCAGTCAAAGCTATGGTTGTTGTTCAAGAAGTTTAAGTTAGTTGTCCTATTCAAAAAAAGATTGGACTAGTTTTGTAAGATGCAGAAGATTGAAGATTTGCACAATTAGAAGCTAGGTAATTCATAGTATTTTTTAAGCCAGCCAGTCATAATCACAATTAATTATATAAGGTgagtttaaatttattttaatgggGGAAGTCAGGCAAAAAGGTGAAAAAAGGTGAAAAAAGAAAACACAAGTTTAATATGGGAGAAA
This genomic stretch from Cryptomeria japonica chromosome 8, Sugi_1.0, whole genome shotgun sequence harbors:
- the LOC131032391 gene encoding G-type lectin S-receptor-like serine/threonine-protein kinase SD2-2 gives rise to the protein MPGVFTLSSTGYLTLSDLQGKAIWSSNNTQQTKASRASILDVGNFVLYGAQKTSEIVWESFANPIDTFLPTMKFWKGLKIISWKSSVDPAPGPFFEQMNPSAGKTDVLLQYKNGVSYYSTGEWTGSYFATLPGSPSYSILKEELVVFSPTRMYYTYKLAPDAGTMMVRVNWKGEISVYYWVNNNSWNVIWFQPQLRCGVYGICGPYGVCFTQENIQSCRCVEVLNKITKFFNRQSV